TATGTCGCGCTGTTGAGCCACAGCGGCAGCCGCGGCACGGGGGCGGCGGTGTGCGATTATTACAGCCGGCGGGCGGCGGAGAAGCGAAAGCATCTGCCGCGGGAGCTGCAAAAGCTGGCCTGGCTGGATTTGGACACGCAGGAAGGCCGGGAGTACTGGGAGGCAATGCAGCTCATGGGACGTTATGCGGCCGCCAATCATGCATTGATTCACCAGCACATCGTCCGGCATCTGGGGCTGGAGGTTTTGCTGGATGTGGAAAACCACCACAATTTTGCGTGGAAAGAGGTGCATCGTTTGCATGGGGTGGAGCGCGAGGTCATTGTCCACCGCAAAGGCGCCACGCCCGCGGCGGCGGGAGTGCTGGGGGTGATTCCAGGTTCCATGGCCTCGCCGGGCTTCTTGGTGCGCGGCAAGGGAAACCCGGCCTCCCTGAACAGCGCGGCCCATGGCGCCGGGCGGGTGATGAGCCGCACGCGGGCGGAAAAAACGCTGGACTGGAAAACGGTGCGGGAACGGTTGAAAGAGCGGCAGGTGCATTTGATTTCGGCGGGTTTGGACGAGGCGCCCATGGTGTATAAGGACATCGAGCAGGTCATGGCCGCGCAGGCGGATTTGGTGGAGGTGGTAGGCCGGTTTGACCCGCGGCTGGTGAAAATGGCGCCCAGCGGCGAGCGTCCGGAGGATTAAAACGTGGCCACGCCTGCCGACACCCTTGATTTGCCGGACTCCCTGACCTTGCCGCGCCCCTATGTGCTCGTGAACATGGCGATGACGGCCGATGGCAAAATTGCCACGGCCAACCGCCAGGTGGTGCATTTTGGCAGCCGGCGTGACCAACGGCACTTGTATGAGCTGCGTGCCACCGCCGATGCCGTGATGTGTGGGGCGCGCACGGCGGAGGCGCCCGGCGTGACGCTGGGGCCGGGCCCGGCGTCCTTTCGGAGACAACGGCTGCAGCGGGGACTGCGCGAGTGTCATCTGCGCGTGATTGTGAGCGGGAGCGGCACGGTGAACCTGGAGGCTGCCGTTTTTTCCAGCCGCGTGTCTCCCCTGATCATTCTGACCACTCAACGGGCTGGCGCGGAAAAACGGGCGCGGCTGCGAGCGGTGGCGGACGTGGTGCGCGTGTGCGGCCGCACCGAGGTGGATTTCCCGGCAGCCCTGGCGTGGTTGCAGCGCGAGTGGGGGGTGCAGCGGCTGCTGGTGGAGGGGGGCGCAGAATTGAATGCCGCTTTATGGGAGGCGGGGCTGGTGGACGAGCTGCATTTGACGGTGTGTCCCTTGCTTTTTGGCGGACGCGAGGCGCCCACCATCGTGGATGGCCCTCATGCTCCTGCCCTGGCGCAGGCGCGTCCCTTGGAACTGGTGAGCGCCCGCAAAGCGGGGGACGAGATGTTTTTTGTGTTTCGGGCGCCGCGGGTTAAATCGCCAGCACTTCGGCCTGGGTGAACAGGCGCAAGCCCTGTTTTTGGAGGACGCGCTGGGCTTCGGACAGCTTGTGCGTCTCAAACAGGAGCACGGCGCGTTTGCGGGGTTGAGTGACAAAGCCGGAGGCATTTTCGAGATTGATGCCTTCACGGGCAAGGGCGTCAGTCACGGCATGAAGGGCGCCGGGTTGGTCGGGCACTTCCACGGCCAGAACTTCCAGGGTGGAGACGGTGAAACCCTCGCGGCGGAGCGCCTCCAGGGCCGGCTCGAGGCGGTCCACCAGGATTTTGACCACGCCCACCTTGTCCAAGGTGGCGATGGTAATCCAGCGAATGTTGACTTTGGCGCCGGCCAGGCAGCGGGTGAGGCGGGCAAGCTGCCCCTGTTTGTTTTCCTCGAGAACCGCCAGCAGTTTGATGGTGTGCATAGGGCAGGGGGGTTAGAGGGTGCGTTTGTCCAGGACGCGTTTGGCCTTGCCCTCACTGACGGGCAGGCTGCCGGGCGCGCAAAGCTCCACGCGCGGGCGGGTCAGCAATTCGGTGCGGAGGCGCTCCGCCACAAGCTGTTGCAATTCCGCCAGGCGCTCCACGCGGCCATCAAAGGCCGCGGCGCTCAATTCCACCTTGACCGTCATTTCGTCCAGACCTTCGAGCACAATCAAATAATTCCGGCCCAGCTCGGGGAGGCCCATGAGCACGCTCTCAATCTGTTGCGGATAGATATTGACGCCCCGCACGATGAGCATGTCATCGGCGCGGCCGGTGATGCGCTGGATGCGGCGGTGGGTGCGGCCGCAGGGGCAGGGTTCGGGGATGAGGGCGGTGATGTCACGGGTGCGGTAGCGCAACAGCGGCATGGCCTCCCGGCAGAGGGTGGTCAGGACCAGCTCACCCGGCTGGCCGTCCGGGACCGGCTCGCCGGTGGCCGGGTCAATTATTTCCATCAGGAAATGGTCCTCCCAAAGGTGCATGCCGTGGCGGGCGGCGCATTCAAACGCCACACCCGGGCCGTTCATTTCGGACAGGCCATAAGAATTATACACTTCGATGCCAAAGGCCTGCTCGATTTTGCGCCGGGTTTGCTCCGTGTATGGCTCGGCGCCAATGTAGCCGCGGCGCAGGGCCAGGTGCCGGCGGGGGTCAATGCCCTTTTTCTCCAGGAAATCCGCAAAATACAGCGCGTAGCTGGGGGTGGTGTGAAACATGGTGGAGCGGAAGTCCTGCATGAGCAGCAGTTGCTTCTCCGAGTTCCCCGGGCCGGCGGGAATGACCAGGCAGCCGATTTTTTCTGCGCCGTAGTGCATCACCAGGGCGCCGGTGAAGAGGCCGTAGGTCATCATGTTTTGCAGGATGTCGTCCTCGGTGGCGCCGGTGGCCACCAGGCAGCGGGCGATGAGGTCCGCCGAGTGGTGCAAATCGCGGCGCGAAAAGAAAATGGCCTTGGGCTTGCCGGTGGTGCCGCTGGAGGTGTGCAGGCGCAGGGTCTTGCGCAACGGCACGGCGAGCAGCCCCGCGGGGTAGGCCTCGCGCAAATCGGCATTGGTGGTGAAGGGCAGATGCCGCACGTCCTGCAGACTTTTGATTTTTTCCGGGCGCAGGCCGATGGCTTCGAGCTTGCGCTGGTAAAAGGGCACGTGGCGTTCCACGCGGCGCACGACGGCGCGCAGGCGCTCCAATTGCAGCTCCTCCAATTCCCGGCGGCGGAGGCATTCGGCCGCCTTGTCCCAATAACGTGTCTTCATCAATTACCGGTGCGGGGGTTGTCTGTCCAGAGATGGGCGGTGCGGGCGGCGGCGTCGGGCAACGGCGGGAGCGGCGCGCTGGGCACCGGCTCATACCAGAAGGTGGCGCAGGACCAGTCGTCCTGCCGTTCAAACAGCCCTTGATTCCACCCGATTTGTTGAATGGTGACACGGCATTCTTTCTGCCAGT
This is a stretch of genomic DNA from Fontisphaera persica. It encodes these proteins:
- a CDS encoding RibD family protein; amino-acid sequence: MATPADTLDLPDSLTLPRPYVLVNMAMTADGKIATANRQVVHFGSRRDQRHLYELRATADAVMCGARTAEAPGVTLGPGPASFRRQRLQRGLRECHLRVIVSGSGTVNLEAAVFSSRVSPLIILTTQRAGAEKRARLRAVADVVRVCGRTEVDFPAALAWLQREWGVQRLLVEGGAELNAALWEAGLVDELHLTVCPLLFGGREAPTIVDGPHAPALAQARPLELVSARKAGDEMFFVFRAPRVKSPALRPG
- a CDS encoding phenylacetate--CoA ligase family protein, with amino-acid sequence MKTRYWDKAAECLRRRELEELQLERLRAVVRRVERHVPFYQRKLEAIGLRPEKIKSLQDVRHLPFTTNADLREAYPAGLLAVPLRKTLRLHTSSGTTGKPKAIFFSRRDLHHSADLIARCLVATGATEDDILQNMMTYGLFTGALVMHYGAEKIGCLVIPAGPGNSEKQLLLMQDFRSTMFHTTPSYALYFADFLEKKGIDPRRHLALRRGYIGAEPYTEQTRRKIEQAFGIEVYNSYGLSEMNGPGVAFECAARHGMHLWEDHFLMEIIDPATGEPVPDGQPGELVLTTLCREAMPLLRYRTRDITALIPEPCPCGRTHRRIQRITGRADDMLIVRGVNIYPQQIESVLMGLPELGRNYLIVLEGLDEMTVKVELSAAAFDGRVERLAELQQLVAERLRTELLTRPRVELCAPGSLPVSEGKAKRVLDKRTL
- a CDS encoding RtcB family protein is translated as MSEQMPREEPAPWRQWGEGLEPDAVQQMQNACRLPISLAGALMPDAHVGYGLPIGGVLATQNAVVPFAVGVDIACRMKLSVVDLPVKDLERRRDSLIRAIEAETRFGVGAEFKHRRHHEVMDADWSVSPVTQKFKDKAWAQLGTSGSGNHFVEFGLFTLYEPLRGLEAGQYVALLSHSGSRGTGAAVCDYYSRRAAEKRKHLPRELQKLAWLDLDTQEGREYWEAMQLMGRYAAANHALIHQHIVRHLGLEVLLDVENHHNFAWKEVHRLHGVEREVIVHRKGATPAAAGVLGVIPGSMASPGFLVRGKGNPASLNSAAHGAGRVMSRTRAEKTLDWKTVRERLKERQVHLISAGLDEAPMVYKDIEQVMAAQADLVEVVGRFDPRLVKMAPSGERPED
- a CDS encoding ACT domain-containing protein; the protein is MHTIKLLAVLEENKQGQLARLTRCLAGAKVNIRWITIATLDKVGVVKILVDRLEPALEALRREGFTVSTLEVLAVEVPDQPGALHAVTDALAREGINLENASGFVTQPRKRAVLLFETHKLSEAQRVLQKQGLRLFTQAEVLAI